Genomic DNA from Cydia amplana chromosome 9, ilCydAmpl1.1, whole genome shotgun sequence:
TCAGGTCTTATCCAACAATAGTGTTCGCTCCTCTTAACTGCAAGTAGCCGGCGGTTATGTCCATGGGTAAACTCCTGACCGTTGCAAATTCCTCCGCATTGCTGTAGTACAGTTTGGAATGGCGGTCCATGTAGGGAGCGGGGAGGCCCGAGATATCTGAGTACTTCTTAGTTGGCTTGAATGTCGGTGGAGCATTTATTGAATAATCTGTAAATATGACAACGATGGTAAACACAAGAACATGGTTACTTTGCCATATCCTTTTTAAAAGAAATATCTTGACTTTACATACACATTACGCTGCACGTGTTTAAAATATTCTATTTGATTACTGAATATCTgtctttacaaaatattttaattgacgCAAATTGTAAgtagattatattattattaaacgtatttactttatatagtaAATTCATACTCTATAAGTATAATATTGTGAAATGCTGACTTACCATGTAATGATCATGTTAcattatggttaataaataaactaaactaaatagaAAATACTTACACAGTACAATATCGTTTGGCCATGGTAAAGCTCGTTCTGCTGTAAGAATTTGTTTCAAAGATCTCCACATACGCTTTTTACAGCCACTCTTAACTAAgaatttgttttctgttttaaaGCAGTACACTTTATCTGCATTAGTAGTCATGATTTAAACAGAATATTGTTAATTCTTATAATTTCGATTAACTCTCGATCACTTCTAGGGTTTTGTTATGacagataaaataatttaaataataccaGCTCCACGTTTTAATAAACGCTTATTTAATCCACGCctcaaatatttgtaaaaatcagaattatatttttacgactatatttaataattttcgaCATTTTTTAGTGCATTAAGTAGTAATTTTAGTTATTTGAGAGTTAAAATTCCAATAAACTTTACGGGTATGTTACTGccttttatacaatatttaccGAATTTGGATAATTTTGGGTGTACATGGTAACTCTAGAGACTACCGGAAGTGGTAACATTCATAAATTACTTTAGGCTAAGGAAATAACTAACATACGAGCATTTTTTAACGAAGCTCAAATGGCTTGGTACGTCCCCACACGTGTTTGACAGTAACGTCAAAGAAGTTAGGTTAGGAATTCCTTTAAACATTTGTATACAGTGAAATGTGTTGATTCTACGCACTAAAATGGATATAGTTAATGAAATTCTAGAAAAAGAACAGAAGAAAGCGGAGAAATACAAGCCTATTACAGTAGAAAAGCACTTAGATGTAGAATTAGACATCGGAACTCTTCTTGTATTTGACTCAAACGACTTGGacacaaaaaaattaaagtaagtgGATTAAGGttactattttaatttgattatCTTATCACAAACACTAAAGAAAAGTCTTTTTGTTAATAAATGCCGCTATATAAGGTTTAAGCTACAGTAAGTGTTCATTTTTATCAATTACATTTACTTTCAGTGCTAACAAAAGCAGAGATGAATACTTACAATCGTTATCCCGCGACAACACACAGCTGTTACTCAACAAGATCTGGGAGCTCCCCACCGAGAGGGTGGAAGAGGCTATAGTGGTGAAGCTGCCGGAGCCCACCACAATGCTACCGAGAGCCAAGCCGGTGCCCAAGCCCAGGCCGCTGACCAAGTGGCAGGAATTTGCTAAAGCCAAGGGCATTACTAAGAAGAAGAAGGATAAACTTGAATGGGATGAACAGTTGCAGAAATGGGTGCCACTTTATGGGTAAGTTTAAGGCCAAGTGTGCactacaatttaaatttttgcGATACGATTTTAGAATCACGCTGTAATATATATCTTTTGTCGTATATGCGCGCACTGACATATAAACACATATGTTGCATTCCTGCGACAAAATTATAGTGCACTTGGCCttacacacatttttattttgtacacataataaaaaaaaaaaattcttcctCGGAAATGTTTTTTAACAGACAACTTTTTGCCCACTTAAAACACTTCTGTAAATTAAAAGACAAtcaggatcgtggtactacagctttatttaTATGGagacatttttgtggcctggaccagatgtcttgtttggctgggtggcaatgaatgtgttaaaatgcaGCTAgtattttcagaaaaaaaaaaatctaaaacacTTGTGAATGCTCCTTtagataatttttaattttctcgttTTCCCACATTCCAGATTCAGAAAGGCAGCTGCAGAGAAAGAGAAGAACTGGTTAATAGAGGTCCCGCAGAACGTGGATCCCATGACAGACATGTACGAGAAAAAGTCTGAGGCCAAGTCCGAGAAGGTGGCCAAGAATGAGCTGCAGAGGCTCAAGAACATTGCACGAGCCAAGAAAGTCAAGATCCCTAGAGTGGGACTTCCGGTCACGTCTGACAAAGCTTCTGCTAATCAGGTACTGTTTTTTAgtcataataattattacaaactaGCAACCCACCTCGGCTTCAAACGGGTTAacacattatacataaaccttcctcttaaatcactctatttaaaaaaaccgcatcaaaatccgttgcgtagttttaaagatctaagcatacatatggacacacagacagcgggaagcgactttgttttatactatgtagtgaagagaTTTTGATGACGTCATGTGGGATATTattgaatagattttttaagctgaacttaagataatctccaaatatagagattgtaacGAGTACTGACTGTACACCTCTAAAGCCGCGTCTCGATtacgcgcggcggccgcgcgagcattgttcgaccgcggcaaacctgtattttggctcgcgagccaatttTAGCACCATCTAGAACTATAGCGCGGCCGCCACGCGCGACAGGCGATCCGACGATCGACGACATTATatcacaaaaattaattattcggAACGAAGTATAGCCAAATAGAAAAATGATCTGTTGCGATAATCACTTCATTTACTGTTCCATAGAAACTGTTTAGTgccgtataatttaattaaagtacgacacttttcattatcaatgtattatgttatgtatgcggccgcgcgagccaactgaaATATATACACATCCGTCCCAACTGCGCGCGAACATTCCTTTGCCGCGCGTCGAAACGCCGACAATGAATGGTTCGTCGCGAGCCAATGATCgagtatccattgcgcgcggctgctgtacgagccaatgttcgatagcttgccgcgcgatatggagacggggcttaacatTTATATGAAATTAACGGACTTTTTCCTTAAGTTCGCCCGGGCTTTAAATTCtatcaaatttataaaaaaaaacctccaATTCCAGCTAGCAACCGCAGCAACAGTCGCCCGAGCATCCACAGCCTCCCTCGGCAAGTTCCAAGACCGCCTGCCCAAGGAAAAGGATGCCCGAGGCAAAGGTGTCCATGAACTCATACCCGGAAAGGACAGAAAGAGAAAGCTGCCGGTACCCACAGCGCAGGTTGAGAGGGAGAATAACCTTAATTTGCTGGACAGCATATTGAACAAGCGGCCGAAGATTGACATGGATAAGGCTGTGGCTAAACATATAGCTAATGAGCAAGTGCAGTAAGTTGtaaagttaattttattaaggtcaatgtggttTCCCAAATCGAGCTACCACCAAGGTCACtctactgggattttttccccagtagttaccactggtaaaaggtggaaaaaaatcccagtagtcaccacctggtaacaacttggtggtaactagtgggaataacccgaaaaTTACTTCAACTTGGTAATGTAACAAATTTTCATCATATCATTTTATTACCAGGAGATCAGAAGAAAAGAAGAGCAGCAAGCCGAAGGGCAAACCCCGCAAGGGCAAGACGGGGAACCCCAGCAAGTTCACCGCCAAGAAGCCCAAGGCGGGCGCCGGGCAACGCAACCCGGGCAAGAAAGCCGGCGGGCGGAAGAGGAGGTAGTGGAAAGACGGAACCGTGGAATGTTTGCTTTAAGTTTGTTTATTCAGTAAAGTATTTAAGAGTTAGCAACTTGTTTTATTGTTGGTATAATTAACCCTTTATTTGATCTTTTATCTTAATACTCTTACAAATTTGCAGAAAATTCGCTTAGGTATTCTAATTAGCGCGAACGTGAATTGCATTGCTCCCACAGTGGTTAtttccactagttaccaccaaatctTACCCGTGGTAACAACTGAGAAACTTTTCTTACCTGTGGTAACAACTGATAAATAAAATTGCATTGCTCCCACAGTGGTTAtttccactagttaccaccaaatctTACCCGTGGTAACAACTGAGAAACTTTTCTTACCTGTGGTAACAactgataaataaaaatactgtcaGTTATGTAGGTAATTTTTATCAGTATTGAACATAACAATATTTGAGTGATCAGTAACAGTTACTGAGAAAATTAATTCCAGAGTCGCTTTGGTGGTTACCAgtgggattttttttctgttgttcccagtggtgaaaaaaaaaaaatcagttgtTACCGCTGTTGacaatttggtggtaactagtaagaATAACTCGTGgtaataggtaataaataaatcctAGCTGTTACCggtggtaacaacttggtggtaactggTAACATTTGGAAATAATCCACTTTAAACAGCCAATCATACACCAAatgttacctaaataaaaagtcttgtttagttaaatatttattccttCAACAATGAACGTTCTAAATACAAGTTCACCATTACACAGACACTGCCACTACCACCGAGAGGAACAGAGGGGCTTTACACACACTAAGCCGACTAAATTCGAGAAGGAGAGACCTAGGTACATTGGCAACATGAACGTTTACAGACATGCAGTAACCTGGACACTTTATTCAAGGTCCAAAATTCCGGTTGGTATGTTTGTAAATACCTAATTTCTATGTTGCCAATAACACCTTATAGTTCAAACTTACCACGGTCTCCTCTACTTCTTATTGTCAAAGTTTAATAATATACAAATCTATACAGAAATTCCATTCCAGTCTTTGGTTGAATAGTGTAAATAGCTAGAAAATGTATGACTGTACTGTAACTATCATCAGGTTATGTGCATGACTTTGGCGCCGAAGTTTAAACTAACAATACTCTTCAGCCCATATGTATTTTAAGAATTGTCTTTTTTATACACGTTCTTCAccattttttaaagataatttggAGATCTGATAGGTCAAGAACGCAACCCTTTTTTAAACTGGATTATTTCCACAGggaaaatcatttaaaatttaaaaatattgtaaagtagtttaagtttaaaaaaaaaaattgccactGGTTCAAGGGTAAATGCTTCATGGTGTTGTAATGTTGGTAAAGTATACTATATAGTGAAAACACTAATATTAAGAGTGTCTTTAACTTTTTCAAGTCTGTTTAGTACCATAAACTGTGCCTACTTTCTCTGTACTGGCTAATTGTGATCCAACAGGagccttttttttaaaatttaacacattcagtgccgaaaacccgactatcggctATTTGATGATTCCGTTCCCAGGTCGGACgatccgatagtcgggatcgtggtatcgtacacctttatatgaagaaatttttgtggcctggcacggatgtcttgtttggctgggtggcaatgaaatgaatgtgttaaatttctaattttggagcaaagtaggcacattttacggtactttagTAGTGCTAATCAGTGTGGTAAAGCCCTCGCAAGCCTAGACATAAGGAGAAGGTGTAATACTGTATATCGAGCGTACAACTACAAGCCCTAGAGCTATGGAAGCGACTACAGCGTTCTACAACCACGTTATTGCTACTTTAACGTTAACGATGCCTGTTCAGATAACACTTTATTGTGAATACGTATACAGGTTGGTAGGAAGGAAATTTCAGGatggttaaattattataaattacttaaatgttaATAATGTTTACGAGACAAGAAATATGGAAATTTCTGCAAATATTGACCAGTATTCATTGTTTTTGCATGTTTGTAACAATTTTGGCAATGTATCTCACAAGATGTAAAAGGTAAgtactttattatttatatacttatatgattttttatttgaaacaggCATCGTTTAACAAACTACTTACTCTTAAACATTAATATTGCTATTGCACTAAAGCTATTTCTAATTAGTAATATTAGTATACAATTTGTCACAAAATAGATTTCTGGTACAATATTTTGATTACATAAATaggattatatatttattaggatGCTATTTTCAATGAAGGTAGTCTGGCATGGCATGGAGAAAGTTAGATGGCAGTAGTGTATATTAAttgtcattattttaattgcttCAAAATTGtgtttatgaaaatgaaaaggAATAGTTAGTAATTGTCAAAAACTAGTGTTTTAAAAGCCGCTTCCTCTTAAAGTAAGATATCAGTAATATCATAAAAACTAGGACAAaggttgatattttatttattttcttacgaAATAAATTCCCAGGGGTTATTGCCGATTGTTAACGAAATTCCTATGGTAGGAATAAATgggaaaactacaaaaaatataaatactacTGACATCTAACGATTCGCCAGAAAACCcgtggaattaatggaatagatATACTGTGAAGTGTACCTTACAACATACTGATATTCTTCAGTGCCACTGGAGTATTGGAATCAGATGGAATTATTTGATAGCCTCAGTTAAAATCTCGATTCCTTTACTTATatgcagagatcggacaaatttgcgtcattgctcgcaataatgtggacatgactccaaaattgattaaataattaatcatttaattaattttttacctgatGTTTAATtatgattcctaatcaataaatactactaagatttcttataatgtaaatttatttaaaaaaataatcagtatgttttccaaattttctgaaggtactcattttttttatgtcaaaaatatatttaagtgctatttattgactagggaacaaaattaaatctcaggtaaaaaattaattaaaataattaaatgattaattatttaatcaaatttcgagtcatgtccacattattgcgagcaatgacgccaatctgtccgatctctgcttATATGTGAACCCGTTactttacaatctaacgtaggttaggttaagcGCGCGTTGGCGGCGGCGAGCCGCGCGcgcagtttataatctccctaccgttagattataatttaactagcgagattataaactgacgagtgtttacaattttacggtgatttTACTGGTACTATCAAAGCATCTATTCAACTAAACCAATTAGCAACCATAACAAATGACGCATAGCTGATAACGCTCCTctgtacggagtgaaacatgtcgagcgatttcgacttaaaatacgtgggtgacccttttttaatatatttaacataACAAATAAGTTATTGAGATTACACATTACAAATCGAGATATAGTATAAtactataatataggtatagaaATATTACTTGCTATTTATTTGTTACACCATATTTtggttaaataaaacaaaacatggACAGATTCCTTCCAACAAACTCCGTAACATTCATATTTTCTATCTATCGCAAATTCGACTTACATTCCTTGACATCCCTGAGTTACCTACACAAAATATTCGTGTTGCTTTCTTAtgatatttatgttattatgtacatacatttGGGTTTTTCCCACCTCTTACCATTACCTACCACCaaccgttttatttaatttatttgctataattattataatgttttaatgttgaatatttataaacatatgaCAAAACTAAGGAATTTGTTAtgtctttttgttttaatacgTTGACAGGTGATTCTGTtaactgggaattatttttctcaGTTGTTCCCAATGATACCACAGCTGTTACCAGTAGCGACAaccagtggcctattttataaagctacaagttacaatttacaagcggaagtctcgttctaacacatagggttagaaagagacttccgtttgtaaattgtaacttgtagctttataaaataggccacaggtGGTCAAATGTGGGAATAGTCTTCATAATTTTGTGATTTGTTAACGGCTATCTAGAACCCTGTATATAACAATGAGGTCACATGATTATACAATTAAAATGTGTATAAGTATAAGAATTATCAGAAATAAGTTTACCAGAACAACCATATAAATACACAACCGCTACAATACGAATGTCAGAGATATTACATGAAGACTGTCAATTACCATACAAAATGGTTATTAAATCGAGTTTACCGAAGTCTcatatattttatacctacgagGGCCTACCTATTTACGAGGGCCCTGCGCACGCTCAATCGTGTTGCTACCCGGATTGTTGTGTTCCATTGTTCTGAGAATGACTTCAGTAAAATCACTTTGTTTGTATTATGTTATAATTCTTAGAAATaattgttgtgttgtgttgttttgTCCTATGTAAATATTTGCTACACTATCGCATTGGGCAACTGTCATGATAGCCGTActgttattatatataaataaaaaaaataaaataacgcaaTGTTTTGTAGGTATAATTGAAAGTCTTCATTATTGACTTTTCACCGTGAATATaccattaaatattaataaaaaataacttaagtacaatcGTAAGTCTACGCTTTACTATTAGAAGGAAAGGAGATCATAGAAGGAATATAAAATGTTCTCACTAGTAAATGCAACAATAAcattatacttacctacctaaaattaataattaagtaatCAACCCTGGTTTGGTCCTTCTAAGGAGAGGGATCAATTTAAAGTATACGTAGAACCGTTATCTAGAAATGTAGCAGAATTCTTCATGAATCTCCACTTGACAtttataaaatcataaaaaagcaATTTAAGAGTCCTTTAATGTTTAAAATCACTAAAAGTAGTCAATTATAATATCAACCTGTCTAAATAAGTAGACTTGAATATTTCCGATTATTCCCAACTGTTACCACTAGCAACAAGACAACTGAGAATAAATACAGTTGTTACCACATGGTTACCACTCCTTATTTTGGGCATATTACTTCTACACGGTCGGCCTCCACACATAAAGTGCACGCCGACCATGTCAATGTAATAGGCGCTCTTAGGTATTTtagtgatattaaaaaaaatatatatatatattttggtggTAATACTGGGAATATTTTTTCTGTTATTCCCACTTGTAATACGTGATTTTTCCCCAGTTGTTACATCTAGTAAACACTTAATGGTGAAATCTGGAAACAACGTTGTTAGAATCTAATTTGTTTTAACGGTTCTAGATGATTTAATAAATGATATAACAATTAATACTAATATAATGAATACCTAATATTGATTTCCTACACAGGGCCAACTACTTatacaatttcatttaaattcgtCACGATAACTTTcagataatataattaattaattattattaattatacaaCGCTACACAATTTATTATAAGACAATTAAAGCAACTTTTGGCTACAGACGCGGTCAAACCGCTATAAAACCTTAAATAAATTGCGATCCTATCACAGGTTAGCATGAGTTCATGAATATAgcaaaaataggtatgtattctTGATGTTTaacttcatttaaaatatctctGTTATATATGGATACAGATATAGTAACAACtgctaaatatattattatatacatgTTATAAGGAAAAATATTCCCACagtaaaaaaggaaaaatatattacCATTTACTTCTCAATGCTATGCGCACTGCACTTTTTGCAAAGAGTATACACCCCAGACTCAGCATCATGCTTACCTTTATAATGGCATACAATATGCACCAACTTCAGATTATCCCGAGTGAAGATCTGCAAATAATACCTGTCCGCTTCCACAGTTCCATCGCTGCTATGTTCACACAGAACACAAGTGACTTGACCGGAGTAGACCGCTTCTATAGCTTTAATGATTTGGGGTATTATGGAGCGGGAGAGCTCTATTTTGTGGTCTAGATTCCATGTTTGGAATATTATGCGTTCTTCTCGGCTTCTATAAGGATTGATTACATGGTCGTCTTTGTAAGCGCATGATGTGTTGTTGTAAAGGCCTCCACATTGGAATATACCTCGTTCGTTGCAGAGGCGGTTTTTCTCAGCTTTCCTGTTGAAGTAGTCTTGATTATATTTATTGGTTTCGAGTAGTTTCCGTAGGTCTGCGAGGAACTGGTCGACTAGTTTCTTGCCGCGGCTGTTCTTCGAATGAGTGTAGAGGTCGGAGGCTTGAAGGGCGGACTTGGTTTTGTAGAAATAGCCCCGCATGCGATCTTTGACGCGTTTGCACATTGACTGCTCTTTGGTCTTCTCTGAAGGTTCCAGACCTgtaatgagtttttttttatttaaactttattgcagaaATAAAGACAAATTGAGGACTTGATGTCAAAAAGCCTAAACTGCCAGTCAACGATTGGGTTAAAGAGAGATAAGAAAAGTTAGTTCAAGGAATAGTAATCTTCTTAGGTTGTCAAAAGAAGAAAGTACCTAGTAGCAGCCTTATTCAGACATCTTTAAAGCTAGCATGCGTCAACTGGAGAGATCAAAAAGGTTACTGAGTAACTCGAATAAAATAATCACAATGACACGTATTTTCTTTTACATTTTCCTTAATAATAtgcaagatttaaaaaaatgagagTAATTCTCAGGATACTACTGCAAGTCTATTTGACTTTGGACCATTTCCGATTTGAAATCTTGATTCAGCTGGGAAGACTCTGGAGTTGcgggcgtccataggctacggtgactgcttaccatcaggcggcccgtatgcttgtttggcaccaatgtggtataaaaaaccggccaagtgcgagtcggactcgcgcacggagggttccgcaccatcaacaaaaaatagagcaaaacaagcaaaaaaacggtcacccatccaagtactgaccccgcccgacgttgcttaacttcggtcaaaaatcacgtttcttgtatgggagccccacttaaatctttattttattctgtttttagtatttgttgttatagcggcaacagaaatacatcatctgtgaaaatttcaactgtctagctatcacggttcgtgagatacagcctggtgacagatggacggacggacggacagcggagtcttagtatagtctgtccgtttttctaagatcaagtacgccatagtaaatgtatggcgaactagatcttagaaatcggacaggctataatagggtcccgtttttaccctttgggtacggaaccctaaaaaagactcCAACTAACCTCCAAACCACTTGGGATCCTGCGCGCGCTCGCTCAGCATGGTGCGCGCGTCATCAGCAGCTGCAATGTACTTCTGGAACACCTTGAACTTCTCCTTGATGTTGGTGGTGAGGAACTCCTTGGCGGCCAGCCCTGTGTCTATGTATTCCTTCTTGGACGAGCGGATTAGGC
This window encodes:
- the LOC134650751 gene encoding DNA fragmentation factor subunit beta; protein product: MKKGYKVADVKREKRIGVAAENLQELIEKSCKKLGFNARCAALYVAEDGTQVADDDYLDTLPPQTLFILLKDKEQMVTDFDHYYSLIRSSKKEYIDTGLAAKEFLTTNIKEKFKVFQKYIAAADDARTMLSERAQDPKWFGGLEPSEKTKEQSMCKRVKDRMRGYFYKTKSALQASDLYTHSKNSRGKKLVDQFLADLRKLLETNKYNQDYFNRKAEKNRLCNERGIFQCGGLYNNTSCAYKDDHVINPYRSREERIIFQTWNLDHKIELSRSIIPQIIKAIEAVYSGQVTCVLCEHSSDGTVEADRYYLQIFTRDNLKLVHIVCHYKGKHDAESGVYTLCKKCSAHSIEK
- the LOC134650891 gene encoding ribosome biogenesis regulatory protein homolog, whose translation is MDIVNEILEKEQKKAEKYKPITVEKHLDVELDIGTLLVFDSNDLDTKKLNANKSRDEYLQSLSRDNTQLLLNKIWELPTERVEEAIVVKLPEPTTMLPRAKPVPKPRPLTKWQEFAKAKGITKKKKDKLEWDEQLQKWVPLYGFRKAAAEKEKNWLIEVPQNVDPMTDMYEKKSEAKSEKVAKNELQRLKNIARAKKVKIPRVGLPVTSDKASANQLATAATVARASTASLGKFQDRLPKEKDARGKGVHELIPGKDRKRKLPVPTAQVERENNLNLLDSILNKRPKIDMDKAVAKHIANEQVQRSEEKKSSKPKGKPRKGKTGNPSKFTAKKPKAGAGQRNPGKKAGGRKRR
- the LOC134650929 gene encoding INO80 complex subunit C, yielding MTTNADKVYCFKTENKFLVKSGCKKRMWRSLKQILTAERALPWPNDIVLYYSINAPPTFKPTKKYSDISGLPAPYMDRHSKLYYSNAEEFATVRSLPMDITAGYLQLRGANTIVG